A genomic region of Devosia ginsengisoli contains the following coding sequences:
- the gcvPA gene encoding aminomethyl-transferring glycine dehydrogenase subunit GcvPA, with protein sequence MRYLPHSDHERAEMLGVIGAADIDALFSAVPKSALRSFDLGLPAHSPEFLVEAHMRALAGKNRAGADGPFFVGAGAYRHHVPATVDHLIQRSEWLTAYTPYQPEISQGTLQMLFEFQTQVAKLTGMDVANASLYDGSTGTAEAVLMARRLTRRNKVVLSGGLHPHYRDVVKAYLKDDTDLQCLSASPEGQGDILDRIDEQTAAIVIQTPDFYGHLRNLKVAADAAHAKGALLIVVITEVVSLGLLEAPGAYGADIVVAEGQSIGNALNFGGPYLGLMATRKEFIRQMPGRLCGETVDAEGQRGFVLTLSTREQHIRREKATSNICTNSGLCALAFSIHMALLGEAGFTRLARLNHANACKLADALAAVGGVEVLNKTFFNEMTIRTSQPAAELVERLAARGILAGVPVSRLEPDHPSVANLIIVAATELTTDADIAALCAALAEELQ encoded by the coding sequence ATGCGCTACCTCCCCCATTCCGACCATGAACGCGCCGAGATGCTTGGCGTGATCGGCGCGGCCGATATCGACGCGCTGTTCAGTGCCGTGCCCAAATCGGCGCTTAGGAGTTTCGATCTCGGCCTGCCGGCCCATAGCCCCGAATTCCTGGTCGAGGCGCATATGCGAGCGCTGGCCGGTAAGAACCGCGCTGGCGCAGACGGCCCGTTCTTCGTCGGTGCGGGCGCCTATCGCCACCATGTGCCGGCCACGGTCGATCACCTGATCCAGCGTTCGGAATGGCTCACCGCCTATACGCCCTACCAGCCGGAAATCTCGCAGGGCACCCTGCAGATGCTGTTCGAATTCCAGACGCAAGTGGCCAAGCTGACCGGGATGGATGTGGCCAATGCCAGCCTCTATGACGGCTCGACCGGCACGGCCGAAGCCGTGCTGATGGCGCGCCGCCTCACCCGCCGCAACAAGGTCGTGCTGTCCGGTGGGCTCCATCCACATTACCGCGACGTGGTGAAGGCCTATCTCAAAGACGATACCGATCTGCAATGCCTCTCCGCTTCGCCGGAAGGCCAGGGCGATATTCTCGACCGTATCGACGAGCAGACTGCCGCCATCGTCATCCAGACGCCGGACTTTTACGGCCACCTGCGCAACCTCAAGGTGGCGGCTGATGCGGCCCATGCCAAGGGCGCGCTGCTGATCGTTGTCATCACCGAAGTGGTTTCGCTCGGCCTGCTGGAAGCGCCGGGCGCCTATGGCGCGGATATCGTGGTGGCCGAAGGCCAGTCCATCGGCAATGCCCTCAATTTCGGCGGGCCTTATCTCGGCCTGATGGCGACCCGCAAGGAATTCATCCGCCAGATGCCGGGCCGGCTGTGCGGCGAAACCGTCGATGCCGAAGGCCAGCGCGGCTTCGTGCTGACGCTCTCGACCCGAGAGCAGCATATCCGCCGCGAGAAGGCGACATCAAATATCTGCACCAATTCGGGCCTCTGCGCCCTCGCCTTTTCCATCCATATGGCGCTGCTGGGCGAAGCCGGCTTCACCAGGCTTGCCCGCCTCAATCACGCGAATGCCTGCAAGCTTGCCGACGCTTTGGCTGCGGTTGGCGGGGTGGAAGTGCTCAACAAGACCTTCTTCAACGAGATGACTATCCGAACCAGCCAACCGGCCGCCGAACTGGTGGAGCGTCTGGCCGCCCGCGGCATCCTGGCCGGCGTGCCGGTCAGCCGACTCGAGCCCGACCACCCCTCGGTTGCCAACCTGATCATCGTGGCCGCCACCGAACTCACCACCGATGCCGATATCGCCGCGCTCTGCGCCGCCCTTGCGGAGGAACTGCAATGA
- the gcvH gene encoding glycine cleavage system protein GcvH, with the protein MTTKFTPDHEYIRVEGSTGIVGITNYAQEALGDIVFVELPSVGKVLKKGDEAAVVESVKAASEIYAPVAGTVTEVNDALSGEPGLINADPEAGGWIYKIAIADAGELDDLLDAAAYADLTK; encoded by the coding sequence ATGACCACCAAGTTCACCCCTGACCACGAATATATCCGCGTCGAGGGTTCGACCGGCATTGTCGGTATCACCAACTACGCACAGGAAGCGCTGGGCGACATCGTCTTCGTCGAGCTGCCCAGCGTCGGCAAGGTGTTGAAGAAGGGCGACGAGGCTGCCGTGGTCGAGTCGGTGAAAGCCGCCTCGGAAATCTACGCCCCCGTCGCCGGCACCGTGACCGAAGTCAACGATGCCCTGTCCGGCGAACCCGGCCTGATCAACGCCGATCCGGAAGCCGGCGGCTGGATCTACAAGATCGCCATCGCAGATGCCGGCGAACTCGACGACCTGCTCGACGCCGCCGCCTATGCGGACCTGACGAAGTAA
- the gcvT gene encoding glycine cleavage system aminomethyltransferase GcvT, which produces MAETSAENLKTTPLFESHNAAGGRMVPFGGYSLPVQYPSGIMAEHKWTREQAGLFDVSHMGPSFLVLDNLSGDAEADHAAISAVIEPLISGDIAGLKPGQIRYSLLLNEQGGVLDDLMIARSPLVAGGLYIVVNAGTKDADFARIEAAAAGKARLIRADSNYALLALQGPEAVNVMAQIAPDAIDLGFMTYNAFDWGSDKIVVSRCGYTGEDGFEILVVSRDAVALWDALLADSRVKPIGLGARDSLRLEAGLPLYGHDLDETISPIEADLGFAISKRRREVGDFPGAARILAERESGPSRIRVGLIVEGAPAREGAEILDASGNAIGVVTSGGFAPSLGKAIAMGFVPPAHATHGNKLQVSVRGRAQPAEVVPTPFVPHRYFRKAKAS; this is translated from the coding sequence ATGGCCGAAACCTCAGCCGAAAACCTCAAGACCACTCCGCTCTTCGAGAGCCATAATGCCGCCGGCGGCCGCATGGTGCCGTTCGGGGGCTATTCGCTCCCCGTGCAATATCCGTCCGGCATCATGGCCGAGCACAAATGGACCCGCGAACAGGCCGGCCTGTTCGACGTGTCCCATATGGGCCCGAGCTTCCTCGTGCTCGACAATCTCAGCGGCGACGCCGAGGCTGATCACGCCGCCATATCGGCCGTCATCGAACCGCTGATATCAGGCGACATTGCCGGCCTCAAACCCGGCCAGATTCGCTATTCGCTGCTGCTCAACGAGCAGGGCGGCGTGCTTGATGACCTGATGATCGCCCGTTCGCCGCTCGTCGCGGGCGGGCTCTATATCGTGGTCAATGCCGGCACCAAGGACGCCGATTTTGCCCGCATCGAAGCGGCCGCCGCAGGCAAGGCCCGCCTGATCCGGGCCGACAGCAATTATGCCCTGCTCGCCCTGCAGGGGCCGGAAGCGGTCAATGTCATGGCCCAGATCGCGCCTGATGCCATCGATCTCGGTTTCATGACCTATAATGCCTTCGACTGGGGCAGCGACAAGATTGTGGTCTCGCGCTGCGGCTATACCGGCGAAGACGGGTTCGAAATTCTGGTCGTCTCGCGTGACGCCGTCGCCCTGTGGGATGCCTTGCTCGCCGACTCCCGCGTCAAACCGATCGGCCTGGGCGCCCGCGACAGCCTGCGACTCGAAGCCGGCCTGCCGCTCTATGGCCACGACCTCGACGAGACCATCTCCCCCATCGAGGCCGATCTCGGCTTCGCCATCTCCAAGCGCCGCCGCGAGGTCGGTGATTTCCCCGGCGCCGCCAGAATTCTCGCCGAACGCGAAAGCGGCCCGTCACGTATCCGCGTCGGCCTGATCGTCGAAGGCGCTCCGGCCCGCGAAGGCGCCGAAATCCTCGATGCCTCGGGCAATGCCATCGGCGTCGTCACCAGCGGTGGCTTTGCGCCCTCGCTGGGCAAGGCCATTGCAATGGGCTTCGTGCCCCCCGCCCACGCCACCCATGGCAACAAACTTCAGGTGTCGGTCCGTGGCCGCGCCCAGCCGGCCGAAGTGGTCCCTACCCCCTTCGTGCCGCATCGCTATTTCCGCAAAGCCAAAGCCAGTTGA